From Paenibacillus sp. V4I7, one genomic window encodes:
- a CDS encoding DUF2269 family protein: MISLFGWLLVFHILASIAVIGPAFVVPFIRRSARTAGQLRFAFDVTNKIAILPKIGGAVLIITGVWLMIITKMGLSQMWLNISILLSLLMVATIEGLIGPRMKKIMEIVSISQSKGDELPAELDRLMKKIIPIETASQLLMIAIAVLMVLKPF; encoded by the coding sequence ATGATCAGTTTGTTTGGATGGCTCCTCGTTTTTCATATATTGGCTTCTATCGCGGTAATCGGTCCCGCTTTCGTGGTACCCTTCATTCGAAGGTCCGCTAGAACCGCCGGCCAGTTGCGCTTTGCTTTTGATGTAACGAACAAGATTGCCATCCTGCCTAAAATTGGCGGAGCCGTACTTATTATTACCGGGGTTTGGCTTATGATCATAACCAAGATGGGGTTGTCCCAAATGTGGCTAAATATATCGATCCTTTTATCGCTGCTCATGGTCGCCACAATCGAAGGATTGATCGGGCCGCGTATGAAAAAGATCATGGAGATTGTATCTATAAGTCAAAGCAAAGGGGATGAATTACCCGCCGAGCTCGATCGATTGATGAAAAAGATCATACCGATCGAGACGGCGTCACAGCTGCTGATGATTGCCATTGCCGTGCTTATGGTCCTTAAGCCATTCTAA
- a CDS encoding NADP-dependent oxidoreductase translates to MSNKSMQAILVNEYGGPNVLKVETVERPQQQTDEVLVRIVYATIIPLDYKIRNGWLQEVFPVTLPYIPGFYASGVVEEVGQGVTDFKPGDRIFGSIRGAYSEYGIAKVQELVKMPDILTFEDAATIKAGAETAWKALFTEGELRSGQTVLIHAAAGGVGQFAVQLAKWKGATVIATASTSNMDFVKSLGADQVIDYTMTAFEDVVKEVDLVVDSIGGETENRSWAVLKKGGILVSLTQDPSQENAQKYGVTAKFNTKFPTYANLQTLTELIADGTIKAAIDSIFPLNQANKALEKSEARHGRGRILLHINSI, encoded by the coding sequence ATGTCTAATAAGTCGATGCAAGCCATTCTGGTCAATGAATATGGTGGTCCAAATGTCTTAAAGGTAGAAACAGTTGAACGCCCCCAACAGCAAACGGATGAAGTGCTCGTTCGCATCGTATATGCTACGATTATTCCGCTAGACTATAAAATCCGTAACGGTTGGCTTCAAGAAGTTTTTCCTGTAACCCTCCCCTACATTCCTGGATTTTACGCTTCTGGAGTTGTCGAAGAAGTAGGGCAAGGTGTAACGGATTTCAAGCCCGGTGATCGCATTTTTGGTAGTATTAGAGGAGCCTACTCAGAATATGGCATTGCGAAAGTCCAGGAATTAGTTAAGATGCCCGATATTCTCACCTTTGAAGATGCAGCAACGATTAAAGCAGGAGCCGAAACGGCTTGGAAAGCGTTGTTCACTGAAGGTGAACTCCGGTCTGGCCAAACCGTTCTCATTCATGCTGCAGCAGGCGGCGTTGGACAGTTTGCCGTTCAGCTGGCCAAATGGAAGGGAGCAACCGTGATCGCTACGGCTTCAACCTCTAACATGGACTTCGTCAAGTCTTTGGGTGCGGATCAAGTCATCGATTATACCATGACGGCTTTCGAAGACGTCGTCAAAGAAGTGGATCTGGTCGTCGATTCCATTGGAGGCGAGACCGAGAATCGATCATGGGCCGTTCTGAAGAAGGGAGGCATTCTCGTCTCTTTGACTCAGGATCCATCTCAAGAGAACGCTCAAAAGTATGGCGTTACAGCTAAATTTAACACCAAATTCCCAACATACGCGAATCTGCAGACCTTAACGGAATTAATTGCCGACGGTACGATTAAAGCAGCGATTGATTCCATATTCCCGCTAAACCAAGCTAATAAAGCACTGGAGAAAAGCGAAGCAAGACATGGACGCGGAAGAATTTTGCTGCACATAAACTCAATCTAA
- a CDS encoding LysR family transcriptional regulator — protein sequence MELRQLEYFIQICKSGSFTKAKEELGVTQPTLSQQIRVLEDEYNIQLFDRVSRGVEVTEAGKILLNKGNAIMNLLEEARNEIDSRNNKSRETISIGCCPAELEYLAPYFMRFHQKYPNILLKIIDAEDAENKVLEQRVDIGIIAYPVSDASVISTHLYRQEMALLIHSEHPLADKSSIPFQSLKQMNSIMFREQNKSLIDMYCFSCGFTLKSIIETSSTSVLIHWVRHGLGAALIPTSSLESLRDDSLRIVKLEGHIPCWDISLVYLNSVTMRSTARIFTQEMDSYVREVEVNLSCSGN from the coding sequence GTGGAATTGCGCCAGCTTGAATATTTTATTCAAATTTGCAAATCAGGAAGTTTCACCAAAGCTAAAGAAGAATTAGGTGTGACTCAGCCTACACTAAGTCAGCAAATTCGGGTTTTGGAAGATGAGTATAATATTCAATTGTTCGATCGGGTAAGTAGGGGAGTTGAAGTAACGGAAGCGGGAAAAATTCTCTTGAATAAGGGCAACGCTATTATGAATCTTCTTGAGGAGGCGCGAAATGAAATAGATAGCCGAAACAATAAATCTAGAGAAACAATTTCTATTGGATGTTGTCCTGCTGAACTTGAATATCTTGCTCCTTACTTTATGAGATTTCACCAAAAGTACCCGAATATTCTATTAAAAATTATCGATGCAGAGGATGCCGAGAATAAAGTTTTGGAACAAAGGGTAGACATTGGAATCATTGCATATCCGGTTTCTGATGCTTCGGTCATTTCGACTCATTTGTATAGACAAGAAATGGCGCTATTGATTCACTCAGAACATCCTTTGGCCGATAAATCTTCGATTCCTTTTCAATCTTTGAAGCAAATGAATTCGATCATGTTCCGAGAACAAAACAAATCATTAATTGATATGTATTGTTTCTCTTGTGGGTTTACCTTGAAGTCGATTATAGAAACGTCCTCCACTTCAGTATTGATTCATTGGGTTCGTCATGGACTTGGAGCAGCTCTTATACCAACATCTTCGCTCGAAAGTCTAAGGGACGATTCTTTGCGTATTGTCAAATTAGAAGGCCATATTCCTTGTTGGGATATATCTCTTGTATATCTTAATTCCGTTACTATGAGGTCCACTGCACGCATATTCACTCAAGAGATGGATTCATATGTAAGAGAGGTTGAGGTGAATCTTTCATGTTCAGGCAATTAG
- a CDS encoding NAD(P)-dependent oxidoreductase — MKIIVFGATGNTGRRALEQGGKMGHEMTAFVRNSEKFYEQQGERSAKHVKVVVDDIINPVSVGEALSHQDAAIIAAGHAGQGDEFVRLVDNIISQCEIHPSFSGRVWVMGGAGLLDIPYTDLIGNNLPGFPPAYKNHNRNFERLLQSELDWSIMCPGTMIDSIEPPASVHLHVTTETLPISIPKTIKEFSEADIAGYLFSRLQELDVAYDDVVKCMLDHIELGGPFKRKRVGLAYQSDIPVS; from the coding sequence ATGAAAATTATTGTTTTCGGAGCAACTGGAAATACGGGAAGAAGAGCGCTGGAGCAAGGGGGTAAAATGGGACATGAAATGACAGCATTCGTGCGAAACTCCGAGAAGTTTTATGAACAGCAAGGAGAGCGTTCAGCAAAACATGTGAAGGTGGTCGTGGACGATATCATAAACCCAGTAAGCGTCGGCGAGGCGCTCTCGCATCAAGACGCCGCTATTATTGCTGCCGGCCATGCAGGTCAAGGAGATGAGTTCGTTCGTCTCGTTGATAACATTATAAGCCAATGTGAAATCCACCCTAGTTTTTCCGGGAGGGTATGGGTAATGGGAGGTGCCGGCCTGCTGGATATTCCATATACTGACCTCATTGGCAACAATCTGCCCGGCTTCCCGCCCGCGTATAAAAATCACAACCGGAATTTTGAACGACTCCTACAGTCTGAGCTCGATTGGTCAATTATGTGTCCGGGAACTATGATTGATTCGATAGAGCCTCCGGCGTCGGTTCATCTGCATGTGACAACGGAAACCTTGCCCATATCAATTCCGAAGACGATCAAGGAATTTTCCGAGGCCGATATAGCCGGTTACTTGTTCAGCCGGCTTCAAGAGCTGGATGTTGCTTATGATGATGTCGTGAAATGCATGCTGGACCATATCGAGCTCGGAGGGCCTTTTAAGAGAAAAAGGGTCGGTCTCGCCTATCAAAGCGATATTCCGGTGAGCTAA
- a CDS encoding sensor histidine kinase yields MGFAEIRWLLGIHVFTFKLSLQVKLILSFVFVIFIPVVLFSWYTLKEESAKAMEELTKNSEKVLAVEKINIENNMELMGWTGQLALSNREMNNYLQIEQIQDTARVLHIKKDVVNSFQYFLFNNPRIANVRLFTDNLYVNEIWPVILQESRIQDKLWHDEVMKQSGMPWWEIQENFVLTGAPSEPSPNEPFMTYLQEFKYSDNKTHNGILEISMKLSNFFSRTFSSVQDTDSQLIVVAKSGQVFSLKASPVFEQHSAEQLMNSVKLTNNTDHESVQFKVNGQSYLAIQSYIPSIHVHLVNMVSLADTIEGIHHSRVRYIVLISLLVAFLVLLSYSMQAMILRRLKALRESMEQVRSGNFDVELPPITGTDEVGELGLHYRKLILKINELIQEQAVRQAAGKEAELRALKNQIDSHFLYNTLENVKMLAEIEGQYLISDIMTSLGGMMRYSMEWKRDHVMLSDEIQQVQHYVSVMNIRYDGRLDLRLSIAPECLKQESLKMSLQPAVENAIKHGMSRMHSSDGNLVITISAVRRDQACVIEITDSGCGIPEEKLGLLNRMLRMEESAYQDVRQLVVRKDNQDSNGIGLRNVDQRLVMSYGTEYGIQIESQEGSYTRIIMTLPYRVMGGGLDIYD; encoded by the coding sequence ATGGGATTCGCGGAAATCCGTTGGTTATTGGGGATACATGTATTTACGTTTAAACTTTCGCTTCAAGTCAAACTGATTCTGTCATTTGTGTTCGTTATCTTCATACCGGTTGTTCTATTCTCCTGGTATACGCTCAAAGAGGAGTCCGCCAAGGCAATGGAAGAATTAACGAAGAATAGCGAAAAAGTGCTAGCAGTCGAGAAGATAAACATTGAGAATAACATGGAGTTGATGGGATGGACCGGTCAGCTTGCGTTATCCAATCGGGAAATGAACAATTATCTACAAATTGAACAAATTCAGGATACAGCACGTGTTCTTCATATTAAGAAAGATGTTGTCAACAGCTTTCAATATTTTCTGTTTAACAATCCACGAATTGCGAATGTCCGGTTGTTCACGGACAACCTTTATGTGAATGAGATTTGGCCAGTCATCCTACAGGAATCACGTATTCAGGACAAGCTTTGGCATGATGAGGTGATGAAGCAGAGCGGTATGCCCTGGTGGGAGATACAGGAGAACTTCGTCCTCACCGGTGCGCCATCCGAACCATCGCCGAATGAGCCCTTCATGACGTACTTGCAGGAATTCAAATATTCGGACAACAAAACACATAACGGGATTCTAGAGATATCGATGAAGCTGTCGAATTTCTTCTCTCGAACGTTCAGCAGTGTGCAGGACACGGACTCCCAGCTGATCGTAGTAGCAAAGAGCGGACAGGTATTCAGCTTGAAGGCTTCACCTGTGTTCGAGCAGCACAGCGCGGAGCAATTGATGAACAGCGTGAAACTGACGAATAATACAGATCACGAGTCGGTACAGTTCAAGGTTAATGGGCAGTCCTACTTGGCGATTCAGAGCTATATTCCATCGATCCACGTACATCTGGTCAATATGGTTAGTCTTGCGGACACGATAGAAGGCATTCACCATTCGAGAGTTCGTTATATTGTACTCATCTCGTTACTAGTGGCATTTCTCGTACTGCTGTCTTACTCGATGCAGGCGATGATTTTGCGCAGGCTTAAGGCGTTAAGAGAATCGATGGAACAGGTAAGAAGCGGTAACTTCGACGTCGAGCTGCCGCCGATAACCGGTACCGATGAGGTAGGAGAGCTGGGCTTGCATTACCGTAAGCTCATTCTGAAGATTAACGAGCTCATTCAAGAGCAGGCAGTTAGGCAGGCGGCAGGCAAAGAAGCCGAGCTTCGGGCGCTGAAGAACCAGATAGATTCCCACTTCCTCTACAATACGCTGGAGAACGTCAAGATGCTGGCGGAGATTGAAGGGCAGTACCTTATATCGGACATAATGACCTCGCTAGGCGGTATGATGCGGTATTCGATGGAATGGAAGCGGGATCACGTGATGCTCAGCGATGAGATTCAGCAGGTCCAGCATTATGTATCCGTCATGAACATCCGTTATGATGGAAGACTTGATCTCCGATTGTCGATTGCACCGGAATGCCTCAAGCAGGAATCGCTCAAAATGTCACTGCAGCCCGCAGTCGAGAATGCAATCAAGCATGGGATGAGCCGCATGCATTCCAGCGACGGAAATCTTGTCATTACGATCTCTGCCGTCCGGCGTGATCAAGCTTGTGTCATAGAGATCACTGACAGCGGCTGCGGCATACCGGAAGAGAAGCTGGGCTTATTGAATCGAATGCTACGAATGGAAGAGTCCGCTTACCAGGATGTCCGGCAATTAGTCGTTCGCAAGGATAATCAGGACAGCAATGGAATCGGTCTGCGTAATGTGGACCAACGCTTAGTGATGAGCTATGGGACGGAATATGGGATTCAGATCGAGAGTCAGGAAGGAAGCTATACACGCATAATCATGACTTTGCCGTATCGGGTCATGGGAGGGGGATTAGACATCTATGATTAG
- a CDS encoding LysR family transcriptional regulator — MFRQLECFIQICKEGSFTKAAEVLMISQPTLSQQIRILEVEVGTPLFERVGRGVKITADGEILYEKALSVMRLIEESKKETYELSNARANKLSIGISPMDFFCLIPRFLKFHEQYPDITLKFASTENTSQQLLNSSIDIGITDNYDPNKEIHMMHLYKEEQALVVYADHPWADRTFVSFQELEDLESSLFVGDISLIEHLHTFSAKIAKSLQSKFESTSTAILLSMVLQKMGVAILPASLIENFSGQQLKMIRLVDPTPVREIKLIFKKYHYNNPSVQKCIDFFLE, encoded by the coding sequence ATGTTCAGGCAATTAGAATGTTTCATTCAAATTTGCAAAGAAGGAAGCTTTACTAAGGCTGCAGAAGTTTTAATGATTTCTCAACCTACTTTAAGTCAACAGATCCGCATTCTAGAGGTAGAAGTTGGAACCCCTTTGTTTGAGAGAGTTGGTAGAGGGGTAAAGATTACAGCTGACGGGGAAATACTTTACGAAAAAGCTCTTTCCGTGATGAGGCTCATTGAAGAATCGAAGAAAGAAACTTACGAGTTAAGCAATGCTCGGGCAAATAAACTTTCGATAGGCATTTCGCCCATGGACTTTTTTTGTTTAATACCCCGTTTTTTGAAATTCCATGAACAGTATCCTGACATTACATTAAAATTTGCCAGTACAGAAAATACATCACAGCAATTATTGAATAGTAGTATCGATATTGGCATTACTGACAATTATGATCCAAACAAAGAAATTCATATGATGCACCTGTATAAAGAAGAACAAGCATTGGTCGTTTATGCGGATCATCCATGGGCAGATCGAACCTTTGTTTCTTTTCAAGAGCTAGAAGATTTAGAATCTTCCTTATTTGTTGGGGATATAAGTTTAATCGAGCATCTTCATACATTCAGCGCTAAAATCGCCAAATCCTTGCAATCAAAGTTTGAGTCAACTTCCACGGCAATTCTTCTTTCAATGGTACTGCAAAAGATGGGGGTAGCTATTTTACCTGCTTCTTTAATTGAAAACTTTTCTGGTCAGCAATTGAAAATGATTCGTCTCGTAGATCCAACGCCTGTTCGTGAGATCAAGCTTATTTTTAAAAAGTACCATTACAATAATCCTTCTGTTCAGAAATGTATCGATTTTTTTCTAGAATAA
- a CDS encoding EcsC family protein, giving the protein MQSGQQKKLISFRKPDVPEEYRDAIDFRKMQQMVPGIGAEAGAWAIYTNLKELGESATNAYRLRRLNEAMRLGVNRLRLLHRRSRHRSFRSLYMRPEKRRPSRVYRDYGRSSEPSSKKLRPTRS; this is encoded by the coding sequence ATGCAATCCGGTCAACAAAAAAAACTAATTTCTTTTCGGAAACCAGACGTTCCAGAGGAATACCGCGACGCAATCGACTTTCGGAAAATGCAGCAGATGGTGCCGGGGATTGGAGCGGAGGCGGGCGCTTGGGCGATTTACACCAATCTCAAGGAGCTAGGTGAATCCGCAACGAACGCTTATCGGTTGCGAAGATTGAACGAGGCTATGAGACTGGGGGTTAATCGCCTCCGCCTCCTCCACCGTCGCAGCCGCCATCGGAGTTTTCGGAGTCTGTATATGCGACCGGAGAAACGCCGTCCCTCCCGCGTCTACAGAGATTATGGCCGGTCTTCGGAGCCGTCATCGAAGAAATTACGTCCCACCCGATCATGA
- a CDS encoding extracellular solute-binding protein: MDKMRKSAMLLLALMMCWTLAACSGNTGTAEDHTNSNTNLIKADASQKKPSPDEPAWKLDTTPITFDWYINFDWFNSKWGGNVVSDYITKKTGVSLNFLVPAGDASEKLNTMMAARSLPDFITLGWYEDAVLKMIKGDMVLPLNELADQYDPYFFKVADPAKLIWYTQADGNVYGYPNASSSPADYRKYGQLFTSNQTFVVRKDMYEALGKPDMSTPKGFLGALKAAKEKFPEVNGQPLIPIGLHEFTETGNYSLEEYLQNFLAIPQQKNGKLYDRRSDPTYQKWLKVFRQANEDGLMPTDVYIDEKRLEKDEKISQGRYFAMLYQWSDFLEINQALYQKDPNKMYIAIDGPANDAHDAPTLAGSGVSGWTVTLISKNVKDKKRAIAFLSYLLSEEGNKDLFLGEKGVTYDTIDGKDQFLPEVLHLLNTDRQAFDSKYGGSYMYWMLMNTNMRLAWITGMDAEPAKQIADWTRGKTISMTEFENLDPDPTTKEGIAEGRNTRLWAETLPKLLMSKSDAEFDQLFTEFMNNITEDPEYEAIVASRQAAYERNVQKLKSSLNQ, from the coding sequence ATGGATAAAATGCGTAAATCAGCAATGCTGTTACTAGCTCTGATGATGTGTTGGACGTTAGCAGCTTGTTCTGGGAACACTGGCACTGCTGAGGATCATACGAACTCGAACACCAATCTTATAAAGGCAGATGCTTCTCAAAAGAAGCCTTCTCCGGATGAGCCTGCCTGGAAGCTGGACACGACACCGATTACGTTTGACTGGTATATCAATTTCGATTGGTTCAACAGCAAGTGGGGAGGCAACGTCGTTTCCGATTATATAACGAAGAAGACGGGTGTCAGCTTGAACTTTCTCGTGCCTGCTGGCGACGCCAGCGAGAAACTCAACACGATGATGGCAGCAAGGTCGCTCCCTGACTTCATCACGCTAGGCTGGTACGAGGATGCCGTGTTGAAGATGATCAAGGGAGATATGGTGCTTCCATTGAATGAGCTAGCGGATCAGTATGATCCTTATTTCTTTAAAGTCGCAGACCCCGCAAAGCTTATTTGGTATACACAGGCTGACGGCAATGTGTATGGCTACCCGAATGCATCTTCATCCCCTGCGGATTATCGAAAATATGGTCAGCTTTTTACATCTAATCAGACCTTTGTTGTTCGGAAAGACATGTATGAAGCACTCGGGAAGCCGGATATGAGCACGCCGAAAGGGTTTCTCGGCGCGCTGAAGGCTGCGAAGGAGAAGTTTCCGGAAGTGAACGGCCAGCCGCTCATTCCGATCGGCCTGCATGAATTTACGGAAACCGGTAACTATTCGCTGGAAGAGTATCTTCAGAACTTCCTAGCAATTCCGCAGCAGAAAAACGGCAAACTGTACGACCGTCGAAGCGATCCAACCTATCAGAAATGGCTGAAGGTGTTCCGCCAAGCGAATGAGGACGGGCTGATGCCGACAGATGTATATATTGATGAAAAACGACTGGAAAAGGATGAAAAAATATCGCAAGGGCGCTATTTTGCCATGCTGTATCAGTGGTCTGATTTTTTAGAGATTAACCAAGCGTTGTATCAGAAGGACCCGAATAAGATGTATATCGCGATTGATGGCCCGGCGAATGATGCGCATGATGCGCCAACACTTGCAGGAAGTGGCGTCTCCGGTTGGACGGTGACGCTCATCTCGAAGAACGTCAAGGATAAGAAGCGGGCAATTGCCTTCCTCAGCTATTTGCTCAGCGAAGAGGGAAACAAGGATCTGTTCTTAGGAGAGAAGGGCGTTACCTACGATACGATAGACGGCAAAGATCAGTTCCTGCCGGAGGTCTTGCATCTGCTCAACACCGACCGCCAAGCATTCGATAGCAAATATGGCGGTTCTTATATGTACTGGATGCTAATGAATACGAATATGAGACTAGCATGGATAACGGGGATGGATGCTGAGCCTGCCAAACAAATTGCCGATTGGACGAGGGGCAAGACGATCAGCATGACCGAGTTCGAAAATCTGGATCCGGACCCGACGACGAAGGAAGGTATTGCGGAAGGCAGAAACACGCGGCTCTGGGCCGAGACGTTGCCGAAGCTGCTGATGTCTAAGTCGGATGCTGAATTCGATCAGCTGTTCACCGAATTCATGAACAACATTACCGAGGATCCCGAGTATGAAGCCATCGTAGCTAGCCGCCAAGCAGCCTATGAACGAAATGTACAGAAGCTGAAGTCGTCGCTCAATCAATAG
- a CDS encoding helix-turn-helix domain-containing protein translates to MIHQLECPVETIIHVLGGKWKPMILWHLIQSNKRFNDLEKLIPDVSQKMLSQHLRDLEREGIIDRTVYPTVPPKVEYSLSEYGKTLIPVAEVMCAWGENHNKRKCEESAS, encoded by the coding sequence ATGATTCATCAGCTTGAATGTCCAGTGGAGACAATCATTCATGTTCTAGGCGGCAAATGGAAACCAATGATTTTATGGCATTTGATACAATCCAATAAGCGATTCAACGATCTGGAAAAGCTTATACCTGATGTATCTCAAAAAATGCTTTCACAACATCTACGGGACTTGGAACGAGAGGGCATAATCGATAGAACGGTCTACCCCACCGTCCCTCCAAAAGTAGAATATTCCCTTAGTGAATATGGCAAAACATTGATTCCTGTAGCAGAAGTCATGTGTGCTTGGGGAGAAAACCATAATAAGCGGAAATGTGAAGAATCTGCTTCTTAA
- a CDS encoding MarR family winged helix-turn-helix transcriptional regulator: protein MKKNINNEAIENEISSVTHFPVSFSIFSMARSHHRNAGQLLREAGLYPGQELVLMQLWHRDSQSQNSLSRSLRLDHSTIAKSVRRLEDAGLVTCSRSQEDKRVTIVSLTQTGREVEPRVIQAWSKLEEITTKVLNDEEKIQFVALAQKIAASLET, encoded by the coding sequence TTGAAGAAAAACATCAATAACGAAGCCATTGAAAATGAAATCAGTTCGGTAACGCATTTTCCCGTAAGCTTCTCTATATTCAGCATGGCTCGTTCACATCATAGAAATGCAGGACAGCTGCTTCGAGAAGCAGGCCTATACCCAGGGCAGGAACTCGTACTGATGCAGTTGTGGCACCGAGACAGCCAATCACAGAATAGTCTTTCAAGGTCGCTGCGCCTTGATCACTCGACAATAGCTAAATCCGTTCGTCGTTTGGAAGATGCGGGGCTGGTCACCTGCAGCCGCTCACAGGAAGATAAACGCGTAACCATCGTATCGCTCACTCAAACAGGGCGTGAAGTTGAACCCAGAGTGATTCAGGCTTGGAGCAAGCTGGAAGAGATCACAACGAAAGTTCTCAATGACGAAGAAAAAATACAGTTTGTAGCTCTGGCACAAAAAATAGCCGCTTCTTTAGAAACTTAA
- a CDS encoding class I SAM-dependent methyltransferase, with protein sequence MSKNNWESFFDAHAPQYMDNGFTKNTISEVDFVIEVLKLSEGSNILDVGCGTGRHSIELAKRGYKVTGVDISSGMLLEAKKMASEANVNVEWIHCDAVKYSPTKSFDTVISLCEGAFGLVGRDEEPVEHDLAILKNISDALEPTGHFVLTTLNAYSKIRKLTQENVDSGRFNPITMVEHYMDEWDLPEGRKQVEVKERRYLPFELKQMFSQVGLKVENIWGGTAGNWKRQNISLDEIEIMVVATKG encoded by the coding sequence TTGAGTAAAAATAATTGGGAATCTTTTTTTGATGCACATGCCCCTCAATACATGGATAATGGTTTTACTAAGAACACGATTTCGGAAGTTGATTTTGTGATTGAAGTGTTGAAACTTTCGGAAGGAAGCAACATTCTTGATGTAGGGTGTGGAACAGGAAGACATTCCATCGAACTGGCAAAGCGTGGCTACAAGGTCACTGGAGTCGATATATCATCAGGAATGCTTTTGGAAGCTAAAAAAATGGCAAGTGAAGCGAATGTAAATGTCGAATGGATTCATTGTGATGCGGTAAAATACTCACCAACAAAGTCGTTTGACACTGTTATCAGTCTTTGCGAAGGGGCTTTTGGTTTAGTTGGTAGAGATGAGGAACCAGTTGAACATGATTTGGCAATTCTTAAAAATATCTCTGACGCACTGGAGCCAACGGGTCACTTTGTACTTACAACCTTGAATGCATATTCTAAAATTCGCAAACTTACTCAGGAGAACGTTGATTCCGGCAGATTTAATCCTATAACCATGGTTGAGCATTATATGGATGAATGGGATTTGCCCGAAGGGAGAAAACAGGTTGAGGTTAAGGAACGTAGATACCTCCCTTTTGAATTGAAACAGATGTTTTCTCAGGTAGGTCTGAAGGTTGAGAACATTTGGGGCGGCACGGCAGGTAATTGGAAGCGTCAAAACATTAGTTTAGATGAAATTGAAATTATGGTTGTAGCTACAAAAGGATAA
- a CDS encoding alpha/beta fold hydrolase codes for MKLFKKIDFTISRQGISAVEKITIGSVKQSILIQTEKPGSPVLLFIHGGPSMPVPGVSSRGSDYALVMTTKELVKHFTVVFWDQRGTGKSYAKDIPKETMHLKQFISDAHDVTDYLRDRFNQEKLHLVSHSWGSVIALSLAYKYPEKFYSYTGFSQITNWVENDKLSYKWLLERARETNNQKALQELATVGEPPYMESFKQWGVIRKWQFKYNSMFYDAGDKKSVTIFSGLKIMLRSPDYSLMDIYNSLVRGFKLS; via the coding sequence ATGAAATTATTTAAAAAAATTGATTTTACTATTTCAAGACAAGGTATCAGCGCCGTTGAAAAGATTACCATCGGTAGCGTCAAGCAGAGCATCTTAATACAGACGGAAAAGCCGGGCAGTCCCGTCTTGCTTTTTATTCATGGAGGTCCTAGTATGCCAGTTCCTGGTGTATCAAGCCGAGGCTCCGATTATGCATTGGTGATGACCACCAAAGAACTAGTCAAACATTTTACCGTTGTTTTTTGGGATCAACGCGGTACAGGAAAATCCTATGCAAAAGATATTCCGAAAGAAACCATGCACTTAAAACAGTTCATCAGTGACGCCCACGATGTCACTGATTATTTAAGAGATCGATTTAATCAAGAAAAACTGCATCTTGTTTCCCATTCCTGGGGTAGTGTTATCGCATTGTCCCTCGCCTATAAATACCCAGAGAAATTCTATTCCTATACTGGGTTTTCGCAAATCACGAACTGGGTTGAAAATGATAAACTAAGCTACAAGTGGCTGCTTGAAAGAGCAAGAGAGACCAATAATCAAAAAGCGTTACAGGAACTCGCTACCGTTGGCGAACCCCCGTATATGGAAAGCTTTAAGCAGTGGGGGGTTATTCGTAAATGGCAGTTTAAATACAACTCGATGTTTTATGACGCAGGCGATAAAAAGTCCGTAACGATCTTTTCGGGTCTTAAAATCATGTTACGGTCGCCAGATTATTCTCTGATGGACATTTACAATTCGCTTGTTCGAGGCTTCAAGCTTTCGTAA